The Aythya fuligula isolate bAytFul2 chromosome 2, bAytFul2.pri, whole genome shotgun sequence genome contains a region encoding:
- the PENK gene encoding proenkephalin-A has product MALLLRLGCSLLALSTCLLPRVRADCGRECATCAYRLGPRADIHPLACTLECEGKLPSAKAWETCKELLQLTKLDLSEDSSIAPGDKKELDENHLLAKKYGGFMKRYGGFMKKMDELYRVEPEDEANGGEILAKRYGGFMKKDSDDDALANSSDLLKELLGTGDNPEAGRYREISENDGDINKRYGGFMRSIKRSPELEDEAKELQKRYGGFMRRVGRPEWWLDYQKRYGGFLKRFADSILPSEEDGETYSKEVPEMEKRYGGFMRF; this is encoded by the exons ATGGCGTTGCTCCTGCGGCTCGGCTGCTCGCTGCTGGCTCTCAGCACCTGCCTGCTCCCGCGGGTGCGGGCCGACTGCGGCCGCGAGTGCGCGACCTGCGCCTACCGCCTGGGGCCCCGCGCAGACATCCACCCGCTG GCATGTACACTAGAATGTGAAGGAAAGCTGCCTTCTGCCAAGGCCTGGGAGACCTGCAAGGAGCTTCTGCAGCTGACAAAGCTGGACCTTTCTGAGGACAGCAGCATTGCTCCAGGAGACAAGAAAGAGCTGGACGAGAACCATTTGCTTGCAAAGAAGTATGGAGGCTTCATGAAAAGATACGGGGGattcatgaagaaaatggaTGAGCTCTATCGGGTAGAACCAGAGGATGAAGCCAATGGAGGAGAGATCCTGGCTAAGAGGTATGGAGGGTTCATGAAGAAAGACTCAGATGACGATGCCCTGGCTAATTCCTCTGACCTGCTGAAAGAGCTTTTAGGAACAGGGGATAACCCTGAAGCGGGGCGTTACCGagaaataagtgaaaatgaTGGAGACATCAACAAAAGATATGGAGGTTTCATGAGAAGCATAAAGCGCAGCCCAGAACTGGAAGATGAAGCCAAAGAGCTGCAAAAGAGATATGGTGGCTTCATGAGAAGAGTGGGCAGGCCAGAGTGGTGGCTGGATTACCAGAAACGGTACGGTGGGTTTCTTAAGCGCTTTGCCGACTCCATTCTCCCTTCAGAAGAAGATGGGGAAACTTATTCCAAAGAGGTCCCAGAGATGGAAAAGAGATATGGTGGATTTATGAGATTTTAA